Proteins from one Flavobacterium sp. N2038 genomic window:
- a CDS encoding helix-turn-helix domain-containing protein — translation MPEEKENIPFYDDINSFLESIPVKHRTGNPLFYCMRLAEHEGDIYKPPFRRGFFFVALLTSVGNTQVGYNNREEVIKESFLVFQSPRQVYSFFRDKNTEGYLIYFKEECFGFFKPDLVQEFPFFDTLSTNLFQLSQGEYKNIAPHFEEVFQSYEASRSTYSVAVHKFLALLYQLKEFRAVEEQKTIQKPNAQQLLTKKLMQLINMHYLTKRTVEEYAALLAVSVSHLSKSVKITTGSTVLSLINERIVREAKLIITYTDLNVAEIAFKLNFSDTSNFGKFFKKQTGSSPMSFKNKEK, via the coding sequence ATGCCAGAAGAAAAAGAAAACATTCCCTTCTATGATGATATCAATTCTTTTTTAGAATCTATACCTGTTAAACATCGCACCGGCAATCCTTTGTTTTATTGTATGCGATTGGCAGAACATGAAGGCGATATTTACAAACCGCCTTTTCGGCGAGGTTTCTTTTTTGTAGCTCTTTTAACCTCTGTAGGAAATACCCAGGTAGGATATAATAATAGGGAAGAAGTGATTAAAGAATCGTTTTTGGTTTTTCAGTCCCCACGACAAGTGTATAGTTTTTTCAGGGATAAAAATACCGAAGGCTATCTGATTTATTTTAAGGAAGAATGTTTTGGTTTTTTCAAACCTGATTTGGTACAGGAATTTCCTTTTTTTGATACTTTGAGTACAAATTTATTTCAGCTCAGTCAGGGCGAATACAAAAATATAGCACCACATTTTGAAGAAGTGTTCCAGTCGTATGAGGCCTCCCGGTCGACGTACAGTGTAGCGGTACATAAGTTTCTGGCATTGCTTTATCAACTGAAGGAATTTAGGGCAGTTGAGGAGCAGAAAACGATTCAGAAACCAAATGCCCAGCAATTGCTGACCAAAAAACTAATGCAATTAATCAATATGCATTATCTTACCAAAAGGACAGTAGAAGAATATGCCGCTCTTCTGGCTGTTAGTGTTAGTCATTTATCAAAATCGGTAAAGATCACTACAGGTTCAACAGTATTGTCATTAATTAATGAAAGAATAGTTCGAGAAGCTAAACTGATTATTACGTACACCGATCTCAATGTAGCTGAAATTGCTTTTAAACTGAATTTTTCTGATACCTCTAATTTTGGGAAATTCTTTAAAAAACAAACAGGCAGCAGCCCGATGTCTTTCAAAAATAAGGAGAAATAA
- a CDS encoding LemA family protein, producing the protein MVILIVVVVLAILLVVYLMMLYNGFVAKRNFLEEALSGIDVILKKRFDLIPNLVETVKGYLNHEKETLSNIVNLRNQALNANSADEKMELNKKLGNAVGSIFALAENYPDLKANTNFLSLQSELSEIETEIERSKRYYNGTVREYNTAVESFPGNLFAGSFGFSKRNFLELENEAQRETPKVQF; encoded by the coding sequence ATGGTTATTTTAATAGTAGTGGTTGTATTGGCTATTCTTCTGGTTGTTTATTTAATGATGCTTTACAATGGTTTTGTTGCAAAAAGAAACTTCCTCGAAGAAGCTTTGAGCGGTATAGATGTCATCTTAAAAAAACGATTTGATTTGATTCCAAATCTTGTCGAAACGGTAAAAGGATATTTAAATCACGAAAAAGAAACACTTTCAAATATTGTAAATCTGCGTAATCAAGCTTTAAATGCAAATAGTGCAGATGAAAAAATGGAACTTAATAAAAAACTTGGGAATGCTGTTGGATCTATTTTTGCTCTGGCAGAAAATTATCCTGATTTAAAAGCTAATACAAATTTTCTGAGCTTACAGTCAGAATTAAGTGAAATCGAAACTGAAATAGAACGCTCTAAGAGGTATTATAACGGAACTGTGAGAGAGTATAATACGGCTGTTGAATCTTTTCCGGGTAATTTGTTTGCTGGTTCTTTTGGTTTTTCGAAAAGAAATTTTCTGGAATTAGAAAATGAAGCTCAGCGAGAAACACCAAAAGTTCAGTTTTAA
- a CDS encoding polyprenyl synthetase family protein has product MNITSQIKQPIFNEMELFEKKFHESMTSKVALLNRITYYIVNRKGKQMRPMFVFLTAKMVSGGVVNERTYRGASVIELIHTATLVHDDVVDDSNRRRGFFSINALWKNKIAVLVGDYLLSKGLLLSIDNGDFDLLRIISVAVREMSEGELLQIEKARRLDITEDVYYEIIRKKTATLIAACCALGAKAVIEDDAQVENMRKFGELIGMAFQIKDDLFDYSEEAIGKPTGIDIKEQKMTLPLIHVLNTCTLQEKKWLINSIKNHNKDKKRVKEVIAFVKNNNGLAYAENKMVEFQQEALSLLQNFDDSEYKDALTLMVNYVIERKK; this is encoded by the coding sequence ATGAATATTACTTCCCAAATAAAACAGCCCATTTTTAACGAAATGGAACTTTTTGAAAAAAAGTTCCATGAATCGATGACCTCAAAGGTTGCTTTACTGAACAGAATTACCTATTATATTGTAAACCGAAAAGGAAAACAAATGCGTCCGATGTTTGTTTTTTTAACGGCAAAAATGGTTTCAGGTGGTGTTGTAAATGAGAGGACGTATCGTGGAGCCTCGGTGATAGAATTAATTCATACAGCAACTTTAGTTCATGATGATGTTGTGGACGACAGTAATCGTCGTCGTGGATTTTTCTCTATCAATGCACTTTGGAAAAACAAAATTGCAGTTTTAGTTGGGGATTATTTACTTTCAAAAGGATTGCTTTTGTCAATAGACAATGGCGATTTTGATTTACTTCGAATTATTTCTGTAGCTGTTCGTGAAATGAGCGAAGGTGAATTACTTCAGATAGAAAAAGCCCGAAGACTCGATATTACCGAAGATGTTTATTACGAAATCATCAGAAAGAAAACAGCAACGCTAATTGCAGCTTGTTGTGCGCTTGGTGCAAAAGCAGTAATCGAAGACGATGCTCAGGTAGAAAACATGCGCAAGTTTGGTGAACTGATCGGAATGGCTTTTCAAATCAAAGACGATTTGTTTGATTACAGCGAAGAAGCGATTGGTAAACCAACAGGAATCGATATTAAGGAGCAAAAAATGACTTTGCCTTTAATTCATGTTTTGAATACTTGTACTCTGCAAGAAAAAAAGTGGCTGATAAACTCCATCAAAAACCACAACAAAGACAAGAAACGTGTAAAAGAAGTTATTGCTTTTGTAAAAAACAATAATGGTTTGGCATACGCCGAAAACAAAATGGTCGAATTCCAACAAGAAGCACTCTCTTTACTTCAGAACTTCGATGATTCTGAGTATAAAGATGCTTTGACTTTGATGGTTAACTACGTTATTGAAAGAAAAAAATAA
- a CDS encoding phytanoyl-CoA dioxygenase family protein produces MIFLNEINTEGFSIVNNVYTENEIEKLISLIENKTESDSDNSTFRKSQDLFAIRQFHKEVPETLDFIFNENLKEIIDSNFGKGYFITKSIYFDKPEKSNWFVAYHQDLTISVDKKIEAENFDNWTIKQNQFAVQPPVEILEDNFTIRIHIDKTTKDNGALKVINNSHSKGILRIENLDFESEKKTICEVEKGGIMIMKPLLFHASNKTTNNERRRVIHIEFSKQQLPAGLEWSEGTILKNN; encoded by the coding sequence ATGATTTTTTTGAACGAAATAAATACTGAAGGTTTCTCTATTGTAAACAATGTTTATACAGAAAATGAAATTGAAAAACTGATTTCATTAATTGAAAATAAAACCGAAAGTGACTCTGATAATTCGACTTTCAGAAAATCTCAGGATTTATTTGCTATCAGACAATTTCATAAAGAAGTTCCTGAAACTTTAGATTTTATTTTTAATGAAAATTTAAAAGAGATTATTGATTCTAATTTTGGAAAAGGGTATTTCATTACCAAATCAATTTATTTTGACAAGCCCGAAAAATCAAATTGGTTTGTCGCTTATCATCAGGATTTGACAATTTCAGTAGATAAAAAAATTGAAGCTGAAAACTTCGATAATTGGACTATAAAACAAAATCAATTTGCAGTGCAACCACCGGTAGAAATTTTAGAAGACAATTTCACCATCAGAATCCATATAGATAAAACTACTAAAGACAATGGTGCTTTAAAAGTTATCAATAATTCTCACTCAAAAGGGATTTTAAGAATCGAAAACTTGGATTTTGAATCAGAGAAAAAAACTATATGCGAAGTAGAAAAAGGAGGCATCATGATTATGAAACCGTTATTATTTCATGCTTCAAACAAAACCACAAACAACGAAAGAAGAAGAGTAATTCATATTGAATTCAGCAAACAACAACTTCCAGCCGGATTAGAATGGAGTGAAGGCACAATTCTTAAAAACAATTAA
- a CDS encoding O-methyltransferase, with the protein MHFISQELEDYIEQHSENEPALLAKLNKETYQKILLPRMLSGHFQGRVLSMLSKLIRPVNILEIGTYTGYAALCLCEGMQENGQLHTIDIKEELIDFQRKYFDASPWGKQIFQHLGEAVDIIPNLDVKFDLVFIDADKENYINYWEMIVPKMNKGGIILSDNVLWSGKILDPVHPNDVSTKVLLEYNQLLKDDPRVETVLLPIRDGLTVSRVL; encoded by the coding sequence ATGCATTTTATTTCACAAGAATTAGAAGATTATATCGAACAGCATTCTGAAAACGAACCAGCGTTATTAGCAAAACTCAATAAAGAAACTTACCAGAAAATTCTTCTGCCAAGAATGTTAAGCGGACATTTTCAAGGTCGTGTTCTAAGTATGCTTTCTAAATTGATTCGCCCTGTAAACATTCTTGAAATAGGAACTTATACCGGTTATGCTGCTTTGTGTTTATGCGAAGGAATGCAGGAAAATGGCCAATTGCACACCATTGATATCAAAGAAGAACTAATTGATTTTCAACGAAAATACTTTGACGCTTCGCCTTGGGGAAAACAAATTTTTCAACATTTAGGAGAAGCAGTAGATATTATTCCAAATCTGGATGTAAAATTTGATTTAGTTTTTATTGATGCCGATAAAGAAAACTATATCAATTATTGGGAAATGATTGTCCCAAAAATGAACAAGGGCGGAATCATTTTATCTGACAATGTTTTATGGAGCGGAAAAATTCTGGATCCGGTTCATCCAAATGATGTAAGTACAAAAGTACTTTTAGAATACAATCAGCTTTTAAAAGATGATCCAAGAGTGGAGACCGTTTTATTGCCAATTCGTGATGGGTTGACGGTGAGTAGAGTACTTTAA
- a CDS encoding YceI family protein, which yields MKTIKSILLAVVITLSIQVNAQKRYSLTKSTFEVAGTSNIHDWVMKSSDGTGGAMLTFTDSKLTDIKNLTVTLAAESIKSSKTSMDDVAYEALDTKSHKNIKYVLKSADKVNETTWVLTGTYTIAGVSKDYKTQVRITTNDNSAFVLQGSNRMTFADFEMTPPSAALGVVKAGKELTVLFNITLTDSAKNENNFVIR from the coding sequence ATGAAAACGATTAAATCAATTTTATTAGCCGTAGTAATTACATTATCAATTCAGGTAAACGCACAAAAAAGATACTCCTTAACAAAATCAACTTTTGAAGTTGCAGGAACTTCTAATATACACGATTGGGTTATGAAATCTTCAGATGGTACAGGAGGCGCCATGTTAACTTTTACAGATTCAAAACTAACCGATATAAAAAACTTAACGGTTACATTAGCTGCAGAAAGTATAAAAAGCAGCAAAACCAGTATGGATGATGTAGCTTATGAAGCTTTGGACACTAAATCTCACAAGAATATTAAATATGTTTTAAAATCTGCTGACAAAGTAAACGAAACAACATGGGTTCTTACCGGAACTTATACCATTGCAGGTGTTAGTAAAGATTATAAAACCCAAGTAAGAATTACAACAAATGACAATAGCGCTTTTGTACTACAGGGCTCTAACCGAATGACTTTTGCTGATTTTGAAATGACACCTCCATCTGCAGCACTTGGAGTGGTTAAAGCAGGTAAAGAATTAACAGTGCTTTTCAATATTACTTTAACCGATTCGGCTAAAAATGAAAATAATTTTGTGATCAGATAA
- a CDS encoding SRPBCC family protein, with protein MLILKILTVLIILVAILCIIAAFVPTKYTIKREITINTPAETVYNYVRFQSNQKEFNQWLQYDPNTIIELKGNTDGQEGSILYFKSKNIKTGEGEWKNTRLIKNQQIDFNLRFISPYVFTAGGSLYFKPQSTDKTTLLWEFKSGKNWPSNIILLFVNMDKIIGGDIEKTLKNIKLNTEKL; from the coding sequence ATGTTAATACTTAAAATTCTTACCGTATTGATTATACTAGTGGCTATTCTATGTATAATTGCCGCTTTTGTACCTACCAAATACACTATTAAAAGAGAAATCACCATTAATACCCCGGCTGAAACGGTATACAATTACGTAAGATTTCAGAGCAACCAGAAGGAATTCAATCAATGGCTGCAATATGATCCAAATACCATAATTGAATTAAAAGGCAACACTGATGGACAAGAAGGATCAATTCTCTATTTTAAAAGCAAAAACATCAAAACCGGTGAAGGCGAATGGAAAAACACCCGTCTAATCAAAAACCAACAAATAGATTTTAACCTCCGATTTATATCTCCATATGTTTTTACTGCTGGCGGGTCTTTATATTTTAAACCTCAAAGCACAGATAAAACGACTCTTTTGTGGGAATTTAAAAGCGGGAAAAACTGGCCTTCGAATATTATTCTGCTATTTGTAAATATGGATAAAATTATTGGAGGAGATATCGAAAAAACCTTGAAAAATATAAAACTTAACACTGAAAAACTATAA
- the rlmN gene encoding 23S rRNA (adenine(2503)-C(2))-methyltransferase RlmN, giving the protein MQIEKKDIRALSKDQLRDFFVSNNDKAFRGNQVYEWLWSKGAHSFEDMTNVAKATRLMLEENFVINHIKVDTMQRSSDGTVKNAVRLHDGLVVESVLIPTETRTTACVSSQVGCSLDCNFCATARLKRMRNLEPGEIYDQILAIDKESRLYYNHPLSNIVFMGMGEPLMNYNNVIKAIDMVTSSEGLGMSPKRIMVSTSGIPKMIKKMADDDVKFKLAVSLHSAIDETRAKIMPFSKNFPLKDLREALEYWYRKTKSKISYEYVVWKGINDDKASVDALVKFCKYVPCKVNLIEYNPIDDGEFQQASEESIMAYIKALENIGVVVKVRRSRGKDIDAACGQLANKES; this is encoded by the coding sequence ATGCAAATTGAGAAAAAAGACATACGAGCCTTATCAAAAGATCAATTGAGAGATTTTTTTGTTTCAAATAATGATAAAGCATTTCGCGGAAATCAGGTCTATGAATGGTTATGGAGTAAAGGAGCACATAGTTTTGAGGATATGACTAATGTTGCAAAAGCAACCCGTTTAATGCTTGAAGAAAATTTTGTAATCAACCATATTAAGGTTGATACTATGCAGCGCAGTAGTGACGGTACAGTAAAAAATGCTGTTCGTCTTCATGATGGTTTAGTGGTAGAATCTGTTTTGATTCCAACAGAAACCAGAACAACGGCTTGCGTTTCAAGTCAGGTAGGTTGTAGTCTGGATTGTAATTTTTGTGCTACGGCAAGATTAAAGCGCATGCGAAATCTGGAACCGGGAGAAATTTACGATCAGATTTTGGCAATTGATAAGGAAAGTCGTTTGTATTACAATCATCCGCTTTCTAATATTGTTTTTATGGGAATGGGAGAGCCTTTGATGAATTATAACAATGTCATTAAAGCAATCGATATGGTTACCTCGTCTGAAGGTTTAGGAATGTCGCCAAAACGTATTATGGTTTCGACTTCAGGAATTCCTAAGATGATTAAAAAAATGGCCGATGATGATGTAAAATTCAAATTAGCCGTTTCGCTGCATTCTGCGATTGATGAAACGCGTGCGAAGATTATGCCTTTTAGTAAAAATTTCCCGTTAAAAGATTTAAGGGAAGCTTTAGAATATTGGTATAGAAAAACTAAAAGCAAAATCTCTTACGAATATGTAGTATGGAAAGGAATTAACGATGATAAGGCTTCGGTTGATGCTTTGGTGAAATTCTGCAAATACGTGCCATGTAAAGTCAATTTAATCGAATATAATCCAATTGATGATGGTGAGTTTCAACAAGCTTCAGAAGAGTCAATTATGGCTTATATAAAAGCCTTGGAAAATATTGGCGTAGTTGTTAAAGTAAGACGAAGCCGCGGAAAAGATATTGATGCTGCCTGCGGACAATTGGCAAATAAAGAAAGTTAG
- a CDS encoding DUF2207 domain-containing protein has product MFLRKIFFVLIALFFCQLQAQERILDFDVKIQIEKSGNIQVLENITIKAEGNAFKHGLLRVFPLKRKDKNGHDIDVKYTIDSIKKNGATEDYFTEEEQNNWKVYIGNKDVELESGIYKYQIAYHVPFQIGYFDYYDELYWNVTGNGWDFPIDKVTCQFYLPSENNKFENLHCYSGAEGSTASNCISSLNDTKTVVSFSAVHLRENEGLTVAASFAKGIVDPPTLVQKSNSFYKQIKTYLWSAIFGIGMMLFFFFNWRKYGKDPVKKAIIPEFLPPFDWSPAVVGYVYHRKLEDKIYMSSVINSAVKGAIRISSEIESGIFVNTKKYEIEVLDKQAKSLSVEESDIVNSFSKKVKIKIADSNYKIFEKAYSNWIKAIENQIKLEEIYLNNTRLKWVGFAVLVIAGLAFEMFSKNEGYINYPFYSGLICALAALTYWFTKKAAGTGWLILRGILAFFIYPLGVGLFFMSIPFLSITQMIVIAVIVVIYIFYVVNLGKLTERGAEVFNRLEGFKLYLETAEKDRMNMLNPPELTPVLFEKLLPYAIALGVEIKWGKQFEEILELAKYNPEWYQGNDNFYRQPTLFLSDLRNSVNAAAVDPTSRSSSSSSGSSGSWSSGSSGGGSSGGGGGGGGGGGW; this is encoded by the coding sequence ATGTTCCTAAGAAAAATATTTTTTGTTTTAATTGCGCTTTTCTTTTGTCAGCTTCAGGCGCAGGAGAGAATTTTGGATTTTGATGTTAAAATTCAAATTGAAAAATCCGGCAACATTCAGGTTCTTGAAAATATTACTATAAAAGCAGAAGGAAATGCTTTTAAACATGGCCTCTTGAGGGTTTTTCCACTAAAAAGGAAAGATAAAAATGGTCACGATATTGATGTAAAATATACAATTGATTCTATTAAAAAAAATGGAGCAACAGAGGACTATTTTACAGAAGAAGAACAAAATAATTGGAAAGTTTATATTGGAAATAAGGATGTCGAATTAGAAAGCGGAATTTATAAATACCAAATCGCTTATCATGTTCCTTTTCAAATTGGTTATTTTGATTATTATGATGAACTTTATTGGAATGTAACAGGAAACGGCTGGGATTTTCCTATTGATAAAGTAACGTGTCAATTTTATCTTCCTTCTGAAAATAATAAATTTGAAAACCTGCATTGTTACAGTGGTGCGGAAGGTTCTACGGCTTCAAATTGCATAAGCTCCTTAAATGATACTAAAACGGTGGTCAGTTTTTCGGCAGTTCACCTTAGAGAAAATGAAGGACTTACTGTTGCCGCCTCATTTGCCAAAGGAATTGTTGACCCGCCAACTTTGGTTCAAAAATCTAATTCTTTTTATAAACAGATAAAAACCTATCTGTGGTCTGCTATATTTGGAATTGGGATGATGCTTTTCTTCTTTTTTAATTGGAGAAAATATGGAAAAGATCCGGTAAAAAAAGCGATAATTCCGGAGTTTTTACCGCCTTTTGACTGGTCACCAGCAGTAGTAGGTTACGTGTATCACAGAAAACTGGAAGACAAAATCTATATGTCATCGGTTATCAACAGTGCTGTCAAAGGAGCTATCAGAATTAGTTCTGAGATAGAAAGCGGTATTTTTGTTAATACAAAAAAGTACGAAATAGAAGTTCTTGATAAACAGGCAAAATCATTAAGTGTTGAAGAGTCTGATATCGTAAACAGTTTTTCAAAAAAAGTAAAAATTAAAATTGCAGATTCTAATTACAAAATTTTTGAAAAAGCCTATTCTAATTGGATTAAAGCGATAGAGAATCAAATCAAATTAGAAGAAATTTATTTAAATAATACCAGATTAAAATGGGTTGGTTTTGCTGTCCTGGTAATTGCCGGATTGGCATTTGAGATGTTCTCAAAAAATGAGGGGTATATTAATTATCCTTTTTACAGTGGATTAATTTGCGCGTTAGCAGCATTAACATATTGGTTTACAAAAAAAGCAGCAGGAACCGGTTGGTTGATTTTGAGAGGTATTTTAGCATTTTTTATTTATCCACTGGGAGTTGGTCTGTTTTTTATGAGTATCCCTTTTCTAAGTATAACCCAGATGATAGTTATTGCGGTTATTGTTGTAATTTATATTTTCTATGTAGTAAACTTAGGTAAATTAACTGAACGAGGAGCTGAAGTATTTAATCGATTAGAAGGATTTAAATTATATCTAGAAACGGCAGAAAAAGATAGAATGAATATGTTGAATCCGCCGGAACTAACACCTGTGTTATTTGAAAAATTACTTCCGTATGCAATAGCATTAGGAGTTGAAATAAAATGGGGAAAACAGTTTGAAGAAATTTTAGAGCTGGCAAAATATAATCCGGAATGGTATCAGGGGAATGATAATTTTTATAGACAGCCAACGCTGTTTTTATCAGACTTGCGAAATTCTGTAAACGCAGCAGCAGTAGATCCAACTTCGCGTTCATCAAGTTCATCATCAGGAAGTAGCGGCAGCTGGAGTTCTGGTAGCTCTGGTGGTGGTAGTTCCGGAGGCGGAGGTGGAGGCGGCGGAGGCGGCGGTTGGTAA
- a CDS encoding DUF4287 domain-containing protein — MSFQTYLKNIEEKTGKTPGDFQVIAEQKGFTENGIIGQSIKATTIINWLKADYDLGHGHATAIYAYIKGKRE, encoded by the coding sequence ATGTCATTTCAAACTTATCTAAAAAACATCGAAGAAAAAACAGGTAAAACACCTGGCGACTTTCAGGTCATTGCAGAACAAAAAGGTTTTACCGAAAACGGAATCATTGGCCAGAGTATTAAAGCCACAACTATTATCAATTGGCTTAAAGCTGATTACGATTTAGGGCATGGTCATGCAACTGCTATATATGCTTACATTAAAGGAAAACGGGAATAA
- a CDS encoding RNA polymerase sigma factor has product MKIIPLHQEETEIIKLAVENNRQAQQQIYGKYSSKMLSVCRQYIKDIQLAEDVMITAFMKVFTNLKSFEHKGSFEGWIRRIMVNECISYLRVQKKVKFAEDEFFVEESFNAIDSKFTVDQIQYLIDALPDGYKMVFNLYAIEGYKHNEIARMLGINEGTSKSQLSHARKMLQTQITILKKQDNGTE; this is encoded by the coding sequence ATGAAAATTATTCCATTACATCAAGAAGAAACCGAAATCATAAAGCTGGCTGTCGAAAATAATCGTCAGGCACAGCAACAGATTTACGGTAAGTATTCTTCTAAAATGTTAAGCGTATGTCGACAATATATAAAAGACATTCAGCTGGCAGAAGATGTAATGATAACCGCTTTTATGAAAGTGTTTACAAACCTGAAAAGTTTTGAACACAAAGGAAGCTTTGAAGGCTGGATCCGCCGAATTATGGTTAATGAATGTATTTCGTATTTAAGAGTTCAGAAAAAAGTAAAATTTGCCGAAGATGAATTTTTTGTTGAAGAAAGCTTCAATGCCATTGATAGTAAGTTTACGGTAGATCAGATTCAATACTTAATTGATGCTTTGCCGGATGGTTATAAAATGGTTTTCAATTTATATGCAATAGAAGGTTATAAACATAATGAAATTGCCAGGATGTTAGGAATTAATGAGGGAACATCAAAATCGCAGTTATCGCACGCCAGAAAAATGCTACAAACACAAATTACTATTTTAAAAAAACAAGATAATGGAACCGAATAA